In a genomic window of Parambassis ranga chromosome 24, fParRan2.1, whole genome shotgun sequence:
- the LOC114428987 gene encoding trace amine-associated receptor 1-like: MKTEVSINWTDVVTDTYQCSEIVNFNNIPANSQSTICGLLYVFFGLLAVITTCGNLLVIISIIYFKQLHTPTNSLILSLAVTDLLVGIIVFPLSMVFSVKSCLYFESLLCKIRGSFDICLSTCSIVKLVCISVDRYYAVCQPLTYRAKINRRVVVIMILICWGGSVLIGIGVVIAGLNSKNCGDRCLIQVLMNNTVGPILSFYLPVIIMLCLYLKIFLVAQRQARSIHNTTKCGAAVSKMERKATKTLAIVLGVFIFCWSPFFFFLTFLPLIGDSAPLSVVESIRWLSLSNSMLNPFIYAFFYSWFRSAFRMIISGKIFQGNFTNCKLH; the protein is encoded by the coding sequence atgaaaacagaagTTAGTATCAACTGGACTGATGTAGTGACTGACACATATCAATGCTCTGAGATTGTTAACTTTAATAATATACCGGCAAACAGCCAATCCACTATATGTGGattattatatgttttcttTGGTTTATTAGCTGTTATCACCACATGTGGAAACCTGCTTGTTATAATCTCCAttatttacttcaaacagctgcacactcctactaactctctcatcctctctctggctgtgacTGACCTGCTGGTTGGGATTATTGTCTTTCCTCTCAGCATGGTGTTCTCTGTCAAATCTTGTCTGTATTTTGAAAGTTTACTTTGCAAAATACGAGGCAGCTTTGATATTTGTCTCAGCACATGTTCTATTGTGAAACTGGTTTGTATTTCTGTTGACAGATACTATGCAGTGTGTCAGCCTCTGACATACAGAGCTAAAATCAATCGCCGTGTTGTTGTGATCATGATCCTAATATGCTGGGGGGGTTCTGTTCTGATTGGGATTGGGGTTGTAATTGCTGGATTAAACAGCAAAAACTGTGGGGACAGATGTTTAATACAAGTCCTCATGAATAACACTGTTGGACCCATATTATCCTTTTACCTCCCAGTGATAATAATGTTGTGTTTGTACCTGAAGATTTTCCTTGTTGCACAGAGACAGGCGCGCAGcatccacaacacaacaaagtgtggagcagctgtcagtaagatggagaggaaggccacCAAAACTCTGGCTATAGTTCTGggagtgtttattttctgctggtctcctttcttttttttcctcaccttTCTGCCTCTTATTGGTGACTCAGCACCCCTTTCTGTGGTTGAATCCATCAGGTGGCTCTCATTATCAAATTCGATGTTAaatccatttatttatgctttcttcTACAGCTGGTTCAGATCAGCTTTCAGAATGATCATTTCTGGGAAAATATTTCAAGGTAATTTTACTAACTGTAAACTGCACTGA
- the LOC114428930 gene encoding trace amine-associated receptor 1-like: protein MKTEVSINWTDVVTDIYHCSEIVNFNSISPNSHFTICAILYMFLGLLDVITICGNLLVIISIIYFKQLHTPTNSLILSLAVADLMVGLGLFPLSMAFSVKSCLYFQGLVCKVRNSFDICLSTCSILHLVCISVDRYYAVCQPLTYRAKINHSVVVIMNLMCWGVSALTGIGVAIAGLNSENCEDRCLVEVLMSTTVGPMLSFYIPVIIMLCIYLKIFLVAQRQARSIHKTKKFGAAVSKMERKATKTLAIVLGVFILCWCPIFLYLTFLPFTNDSIPISVVESLRWLSLSNSMFNPFIYAFFYSWFRSAFRMIISGKIFKGNFSNCKLH, encoded by the coding sequence atgaaaacagaagTTAGTATCAACTGGACTGATGTAGTGACTGACATATATCACTGCTCTGAGATTGTTAACTTTAACAGCATATCTCCAAACAGCCATTTCACTATCTGTGCAATATTATATATGTTTCTTGGTTTATTAGATGTTATAACCATATGTGGAAACCTGCTTGTAATAATCTCCATCatttacttcaaacagctgcacactcctactaactctctcatcctctctctggctgtggctgACCTGATGGTTGGGCTTGGGCTTTTTCCTCTCAGCATGGCGTTTTCTGTCAAATCTTGTCTTTATTTTCAGGGATTAGTCTGTAAAGTACGGAACAGCTTCGATATTTGTCTCAGCACATGTTCTATTCTACACCTGGTTTGTATTTCTGTTGACAGATACTATGCAGTGTGTCAGCCTCTGACATACAGAGCTAAGATCAACCACAGTGTTGTTGTGATCATGAATCTGATGTGCTGGGGGGTTTCTGCTCTGACTGGGATTGGGGTTGCGATTGCTGGATTAAACAGTGAAAACTGTGAGGACAGGTGTTTAGTAGAAGTCCTCATGTCTACAACTGTTGGACCAATGTTATCCTTTTACATCCCAGTGATCATAATGTTGTGTATCTATCTGAAGATTTTCCTTGTTGCACAGAGACAGGCGCGCAGCATCCACAAGACAAAAAAGtttggagcagctgtcagtaagatggagaggaaggccacCAAAACGCTGGCTATAGTTCTGGGAGTGTTTATTTTATGCTGGTGTCCTATATTTCTTTATCTCACCTTTCTGCCTTTTACAAATGATTCAATACCCATTTCTGTGGTTGAATCTCTTCGGTGGCTCTCATTATCAAACTCCATGTTCaatccatttatttatgctttcttcTACAGCTGGTTCAGATCAGCTTTCAGAATGATCATTTCTGGAAAAATATTTAAAGGAAATTTTTCTAACTGTAAGCTGCACTGA
- the LOC114428929 gene encoding trace amine-associated receptor 1-like, whose product MKTEVSINWTDVVTDTYHCSEIVNFNNIPANSQSTLCRLIYVSIALLALITICGNLLVIISIIYFKQLHTPTNSLILSLAVADLMVGIILFPLSMVFSVKSCLYFDGVFCKVRGSFDICLSTCSILNLGCISVDRYCAVCQPLTYRAKINHRVVLIMILICWGVSALTGIGIVIAGLNSENCEDRCLVEVLMANTVGPMLSFYLPVIIMLCMYLKIFLVAQRQARSIHNTTKCGAAVSKMERKATKTLAIVLGVFLLCWCPFFLYVTFLPFTNYSPPISVAESLRWLSLSNSMFNPFIYAFFYSWFRSAFRMIISGKIFKGNFSNCKLH is encoded by the coding sequence ATGAAAACAGAAGTTAGTATCAACTGGACTGATGTAGTGACTGACACATATCACTGCTCTGAGATTGTTAACTTTAATAATATACCAGCAAACAGCCAATCCACTTTATGTCGATTAATATATGTTTCAATTGCTTTATTAGCGCTTATCACTATATGTGGAAACCTGCTTGTTATAATCTCCAttatttacttcaaacagctgcacactcctactaactctctcatcctctctctggctgtggctgACCTGATGGTTGGGATTATTCTCTTTCCTCTCAGCATGGTGTTCTCTGTCAAATCTTGTCTTTATTTTGATGGTGTATTCTGCAAAGTACGAGGCAGCTTTGATATTTGTCTCAGCACGTGTTCTATTCTGAACCTTGGATGTATTTCTGTTGACAGATACTGTGCAGTGTGTCAGCCTCTGACATACAGAGCTAAAATCAATCACCGTGTTGTTTTGATCATGATCCTGATATGCTGGGGGGTTTCTGCTCTGACTGGGATTGGGATTGTAATTGCTGGATTAAACAGTGAAAACTGTGAGGACAGGTGTTTAGTAGAAGTCCTCATGGCAAACACTGTTGGACCAATGTTATCATTTTACCTCCCAGTGATCATAATGCTCTGCATGTACCTAAAGATTTTCCTTGTTGCACAGAGACAGGCGCGCAGcatccacaacacaacaaagtgtggagcagctgtcagtaagatGGAGAGAAAGGCCACCAAAACTCTGGCTATAGTTCTGGGAGTGTTTCTTTTATGCTGGtgtcctttctttctttatgtcaCCTTTCTGCCTTTTACAAATTATTCACCACCCATTTCTGTGGCTGAATCTCTTAGGTGGCTCTCATTATCAAACTCCATGTTCaatccatttatttatgctttcttcTACAGCTGGTTCAGATCAGCTTTCAGAATGATCATTTCTGGAAAAATATTTAAAGGAAATTTTTCTAACTGTAAGCTGCACTGA